Genomic window (Ureibacillus composti):
TAAGACCTGAATAGCTTAATACAAGCCCACCATATCTTATATCATTACTTTTTGGCAATAGTTTTAAAACTTCTTCAGCATCTGCCATTTGTGGGACAACTTTTGGGTTTACAAATGAAACAGCTTCAATATTTCGAACTCCAGATTCTATTAATCTAGTAATTAGATCGACCTTAGTTTTAGTTGATAAAATTTTGGCTTCGTTTTGTAATCCATCACGTGGCCCAACTTCACAGATTTCTATCATGTAATGCCCCCTATAAATCATTGTTCTTTTGTTGCATTTTTACCAATACATGGTCACGTCCCTTATATATATGTTCTTGCATAGATATACGTGCACGCTCAGGTTCGTTATTCTTAATAGCAGTCAGGATAGTTTTATGAAATTCTAATGATTGTCTAAGTTGGGAGTGGTTGTAGCCATGGAATGATCGAAAAACTAATGGTAATACAACTACTTTTGAAATGTGAAATTGAATATGCGCATTATTGGATGCAGCAATAACAGCTTCATGGAAGTAATGATTTGAATTCACGATATCATTAGTATAATTTAAATCTTTTTCAATAAATCGATCGATTGCTTTCTCTAAGAGTTGATTAGCCTTTTCCATTTCATTTATATGTTTTTGACTTCTATAAATGGCTGCCTGACTTGCGGCATAACCTTCTAGCAAAGAACGAAGATCATAAATTTGTTTCACATCTTCCTCAGTGAAATGTCTCACCTTCACGCCTCTTTTTAATGGAATGACAAGGCCCTCAGCTTCTAGCTGTTTTATTGCTTCTCTTATCGGTGTTCTACTTATGCTCATCTCCTTTGCAAGGGACTCTTCTGCTAATCTCATACCGGGTTCTAGATTTCCATGAATAATGGCTTCTTTAATATATTCGTATGCATTCATGTCAACACCTCTACCATATTGTATACATAAAGTAATACAAATATTATTGACGCTCTAAAATTATTAGTAAATTCAGAGTTTTTAAAAAAACAATTAACTCTTTGCATACAAACAACCACTCTCGTATACAATGTTATGAAAAATTTAAATTTCTATAAGTCTTAGGGGGAAATGCAATGGCAGAACAAAGATTACCATTAGAGGATATACGAGTTCTCGAGCTTGGTACTCTACTAGCAGGCCCGTTTACTGGTAGGTTACTTGGAGATTTTGGTGCTGAAGTGATTAAAGTCGAACCGCCTGGAAAATCTGATCCAATGAGAAACTGGGGAAAAACTAAAGATGGAGTAGGGCTTTGGTGGCCTATTCAATCTAGAAATAAAAAATCAATTACCTTGAATTTACGTGAAGAAGAAGGTCAAAAGATATTAAAAGAATTAGTTAAAGAAGTTGATGTGATTATTGAAAATTTTCGCCCTGGGACAATGGAAAAATGGAATCTCTCTTACGAAACTTTAGCAGAAATTAATCCGAAAATAATAATGGTTCGTACTTCAGGGTATGGACAAACCGGTCCTTACAAGCATCGTGCAGGATTTGGAAGTGTTGGAGAAGCTATGGGGGGATTAAGATATGTTAATGGATTTCCAGATCGGCCTCCTGCCAGAATTGGAATATCGATTGGTGATACATTAGCTGCTTTATTTGCAACAATTGGATGTCTAGTAGCAATACATGAATCTAAATATTCTGGAAAGGGTCAAGTAGTGGATACTGCTTTATATGAATCTGTTTTTTCAACTATGGAGAGTATTATTCCAGATTACTTACTTGCAGGATATGTTAGAGAAAGAATGGGGAATATTCTTCCAGGAGTTGCTCCATCAAATATTTATTATACAAAAGATAAAACATACATTGTAATTGGTGCAAATGCTGATGGAGTTTTCCGTAGACTTTGTGAAGCTATGGATCAGCCAGAATTAGCGGATGATCCTAGATTTTCAACCCACAATAGTAGAGCAGAAAATATGAAACTTTTAGATTCAATGATTGAAGAGTGGACTAAAACACTTTTAGCAGATGATGCTCTTACTATTTTAGATAAAAAGGGTGTACCATCTGGACTTATATATTCAGCGAAAGATATTCTTGAGGACCCTCATTATATGGAAAGAGAAATGATTATAAAAGTTGACCATCCTCAATTAGGAGAGTTTCCGATGCCAGGGATCGTTCCAAAGTTAAGTAGAACACCTGGAGAGGTTAAGCATCCCGGACCAGAATTAATGGGTAAACATAATAAAGATGTATATCAATCATTATTGGGATTTACAGATGAAAGAATCGAAGAATTACTTGAAAAGAATATTATTTAAGATGAAATTTGCTTAATAGATTTCGCAATACTGTCAAAATAGTAAGCGGTTACAAGGTGATGTAGTAACGCATTTAGATATAAATAATTTTTCACTTGTAGGTATTTTATTGTTATTTAATTGAAAGGGAGGTTTATCATTATGAGTTGGAAGAAATCGTTGAAGTATGGGAAGTTATTTGCTTTTGGATTAATTCTTTTGTTAATTATGGCAGCTTGTAATAAACAAGAAACATCAGGAGGAACAACGACTTCGGGAGACAATAAAGAAAAAATTGATGAAATCGATATTTCTGTTACTCATTATCCAACAGGCTTGTACGCGGTTCCTTATAATGTAGGAATGGAGCAGGGGTTTTTTGAAGAGGAAAGAATCAAGATCAATGAAATTGTTGGAAGTAGTGGCGGTGGAACTACAGTAAGGAATGTATTATCGGGTGATCTTCCATTTGGTGAGGTTTCATCTTCTGCAGTCTTACAATCTTATATGGCTGGTGCCCCATTAAAAATTGTTGGTGGTGGAGTTCAAAGTGTTGGTGATTTAGTCTTTGTTACTAGAAAAGATGAAAACATTAATAAAATTGAAGATATGCTTGGTAAGACTTGGGCATTTACAAATCCTGGAGCTGTAACTGAAACTACATCACAGCTAGTCTTTGACGCTTCTGGTATTGATCCAAAATCCTTAAAACTTGTTGCTTCTGGTGGAGTGAGTGAAGGTTTAACTTTATTAGATGCAGGTGAAGTTGATGCGTCAATCATGTTAGAACCAGCTTACTCGGTTCAAAAAGATGATTGGAAATCGTTATTACGGGTTTCTGATTTAATTCCTAACTATCAACAAAGTGTGATCGTAACAAGTCCACAAATTATTAAAGAAAATCCAGATTTAGTTAAACGTTTCTTGTCTGCATATCAAAAATCTGTAGATTGGATTTATGCTAATCCGGAAGAAGCTGGTAAGATATTTGCGAAATCTGCTGAAATTGATGAAGAAGCTTCCGTGACAGCGATTACAAAATTATCTGAGGTTAAACATTGGAGCAGTAAAATAGAGACTGATTCTATTAATAATGTTGTAAAGGGTATGCAGCTGGCTAATACACTAAAAAAAGGAGAGGAAATAGATTGGGAAAATGTCTTTGATTTGAATTTCTTACCAGAAGATCAAAGGCTTGATATAACGACATTAGATAAGAATAAATAATTCTTTAATGACAATGGCCAGGCAGGTATGGGGTCTACTTTGATAATGGCTATTGTCATTTATTTTAATATAGGGACGAAAGGGAGGAGAACTATGACTGATTTATTAATGAAGGTGGAAAATTTAACTAAAATATATAGTGACGGATCAAAAGATGTGATTGCTTTACAAAATATTGATTTTAGTGTTGAAAAAGGAGAATTTATCTCTATTGTTGGACCAAGCGGATGTGGGAAAACAACATTATTAGAAATTTTGTCTGGGCTTAGATCGGCAACTTCAGGTTCTATTAAAATCAAAGGAAAAGCAGTAAATGGACCTCAGGATTCTATTGGAATTGTATTTCAAGAAGAATCCACTTTTCCTTGGAGAACCGTTTTAGAGAATGTTGAGTTTGGACTTCAAATGCAAGGAAAACCAAAGTCTGAATATCGACAAAAGGCAATAAAGATGATTGAGCTAGTTGGGTTAAAGGGATTTGAAAACTCATATCCTCATCAATTATCTGGAGGAATGAGACAAAGGGTGGCAATTGCTCGAACTTTGGTAACAGAACCAGAAATTGTTGTCATGGATGAACCGTTTGGTGCGTTGGATGAACAAACTCGATTGATTTTAGGTGGAGAATTACTAAAAATTGTTGAACAAACAAAAGCAACAGTCGTATTAGTTACCCATAGTATTCAAGAGGCCGCATTACTTTCAGATAAAATTGTTGTCTTATCTGCAAGACCAGGGAGAATAAAACATCTAATTAAGAGTTCATTGCCGAAACCACGTGATGCGCAAGCTTTAACAACTCCTGAGTTTGCTGAAATTACACAAAAGCTTTGG
Coding sequences:
- a CDS encoding ABC transporter ATP-binding protein, with translation MTDLLMKVENLTKIYSDGSKDVIALQNIDFSVEKGEFISIVGPSGCGKTTLLEILSGLRSATSGSIKIKGKAVNGPQDSIGIVFQEESTFPWRTVLENVEFGLQMQGKPKSEYRQKAIKMIELVGLKGFENSYPHQLSGGMRQRVAIARTLVTEPEIVVMDEPFGALDEQTRLILGGELLKIVEQTKATVVLVTHSIQEAALLSDKIVVLSARPGRIKHLIKSSLPKPRDAQALTTPEFAEITQKLWSSLEEESLMRQESNEDKVVG
- a CDS encoding GntR family transcriptional regulator: MNAYEYIKEAIIHGNLEPGMRLAEESLAKEMSISRTPIREAIKQLEAEGLVIPLKRGVKVRHFTEEDVKQIYDLRSLLEGYAASQAAIYRSQKHINEMEKANQLLEKAIDRFIEKDLNYTNDIVNSNHYFHEAVIAASNNAHIQFHISKVVVLPLVFRSFHGYNHSQLRQSLEFHKTILTAIKNNEPERARISMQEHIYKGRDHVLVKMQQKNNDL
- a CDS encoding CoA transferase, producing MAEQRLPLEDIRVLELGTLLAGPFTGRLLGDFGAEVIKVEPPGKSDPMRNWGKTKDGVGLWWPIQSRNKKSITLNLREEEGQKILKELVKEVDVIIENFRPGTMEKWNLSYETLAEINPKIIMVRTSGYGQTGPYKHRAGFGSVGEAMGGLRYVNGFPDRPPARIGISIGDTLAALFATIGCLVAIHESKYSGKGQVVDTALYESVFSTMESIIPDYLLAGYVRERMGNILPGVAPSNIYYTKDKTYIVIGANADGVFRRLCEAMDQPELADDPRFSTHNSRAENMKLLDSMIEEWTKTLLADDALTILDKKGVPSGLIYSAKDILEDPHYMEREMIIKVDHPQLGEFPMPGIVPKLSRTPGEVKHPGPELMGKHNKDVYQSLLGFTDERIEELLEKNII
- a CDS encoding ABC transporter substrate-binding protein, producing the protein MSWKKSLKYGKLFAFGLILLLIMAACNKQETSGGTTTSGDNKEKIDEIDISVTHYPTGLYAVPYNVGMEQGFFEEERIKINEIVGSSGGGTTVRNVLSGDLPFGEVSSSAVLQSYMAGAPLKIVGGGVQSVGDLVFVTRKDENINKIEDMLGKTWAFTNPGAVTETTSQLVFDASGIDPKSLKLVASGGVSEGLTLLDAGEVDASIMLEPAYSVQKDDWKSLLRVSDLIPNYQQSVIVTSPQIIKENPDLVKRFLSAYQKSVDWIYANPEEAGKIFAKSAEIDEEASVTAITKLSEVKHWSSKIETDSINNVVKGMQLANTLKKGEEIDWENVFDLNFLPEDQRLDITTLDKNK